The Deltaproteobacteria bacterium nucleotide sequence ATGGTGGGCGGGATGTTCTCGATGGCGTCGACGTCGGGCTTCTCCATGCGGTCGAGGAACTGCCGCGCGTAGGCCGAGAAGCTCTCGACGTAACGGCGCTGGCCCTCCGCGTAGAGGATGTCGAACGCGACGGTGGACTTGCCCGACCCGCTGACGCCGGTGACCACCGTCAGCGCGTCGAGAGGAATCCGGAGGTCGATGTGCTTGAGGTTGTTCTGCCTGGCGCCGCGAACGTGTATCCAGCCCTGATCCATGGTGGACGGGAATCGGGATGCGGGATGGCTGGTAACGTCCGGGCTATCCGATGCCGAGCTTTTGCCGGGCTTCCTCGCTGATGCGGCTGGGGTCCCAGGGCGGCTCCCACACGAGGTCGACGCTGGCTCCCTTGACCCCGGGGATCTCCTTGATGAGGGACTCGGCGTTGGCCGCGATCATGCCGCCCATGCCGCATCCCGGTGCGGTCAGGGTCATCTTGACCGCCACGGTGTCGTCCTCGACCTCGACATCGTAGACGAGGCCGAGCTCCACGATGCTCACCGGGATCTCGGGATCGTAACAGTCCTGCAGGGCTTCATAGACCTGTTCCTTGGTAACCATGGTTCCTCCTGCCGTGTCCTGTCCCACGAATGCTCTATGGGGCAGGGCGCTCGGTCTTCACACACTCCTCACATGGGCACAGCGAACGCAGGTAGTCGAACGTGTAGATGCCGGTCATGTGGCCGTCGCTCCAGCGGAAACAGACGGCGTAGTTGCCCACCGGCTCGATGGCCACCAGGCCCGCGTCCGGCACTTCCACGAAACGCTTCTCGACGGCCGAGTCGTGCCCCTGGCACATGGCGCAGGGACAGTAACCCCGGATGTACATCCTGGGGTATTCGCCCACGTGCCCGTCGTCCCAGGTGATGCGCACGACCCCCTGGGCCTTGACGTGGTTGATCTCCACGGGGAACGCCATGTCCCTCAGGTCGTGACGATACTCAAGCTCGGCGCCTGCTCG carries:
- a CDS encoding iron-sulfur cluster assembly protein; translation: MVTKEQVYEALQDCYDPEIPVSIVELGLVYDVEVEDDTVAVKMTLTAPGCGMGGMIAANAESLIKEIPGVKGASVDLVWEPPWDPSRISEEARQKLGIG
- a CDS encoding DUF971 domain-containing protein; protein product: MAFPVEINHVKAQGVVRITWDDGHVGEYPRMYIRGYCPCAMCQGHDSAVEKRFVEVPDAGLVAIEPVGNYAVCFRWSDGHMTGIYTFDYLRSLCPCEECVKTERPAP